One window of Quercus robur chromosome 12, dhQueRobu3.1, whole genome shotgun sequence genomic DNA carries:
- the LOC126708441 gene encoding uncharacterized protein LOC126708441, translating into MGQRRGRSHSQENQVRDSLSPEEGRPRNAAMDAISCALRKAARSPFSSKIKRAEMPDRFARPPFNCYDGKTDPVEHISHYIQMMSLHTHNDALMCKVFPSSLGPTALRWFNGLRKGSIRSFSELIQEFRVQFVTCNRVPQPVDALLSMKMRAGETLCSYASRYWELYNEISRDNERVAASTFRMGLPEDSGLRESLTKKSPKSVRQLMRRIEEYKRLEDDQLQSKGKAPIMTRPRQAGFPFRLCGGPAIQEPVTQMGEVNLTFKEPVYRILDRIKHEPYFRWPNKMGRDPSRRN; encoded by the coding sequence ATGGGGCAACGTCGAGGCCGTTCACATTCTCAGGAAAATCAAGTAAGGGATTCCCTCTCCCCAGAAGAGGGACGACCCCGGAATGCTGCCATGGACGCCATTAGCTGCGCTCTGCGAAAAGCAGCTCGATCACCATTTTCAAGCAAAATTAAGAGAGCCGAAATGCCAGACAGGTTTGCCCGCCCACCGTTTAACTGCTATGACGGGAAGACTGATCCGGTAGAACACATTAGCCATTATATTCAGATGATGTCTTTGCATACTCATAACGATGCGCTCATGTGCAAGGTATTTCCCTCAAGTTTGGGACCGACTGCattgagatggttcaatgggttacgAAAAGGATCCATAAGAAGTTTCTCCGAGCTGATTCAAGAGTTCAGAGTCCAGTTTGTGACGTGCAACCGAGTACCTCAACCAGTTGATGCACTCCTGTCAATGAAAATGAGGGCAGGAGAGACCCTCTGTAGTTACGCCAGCCGGTATTGGGAGCTATACAACGAGATCAGCAGGGATAATGAAAGGGTGGCGGCAAGCACATTTAGAATGGGGTTGCCCGAGGATTCAGGGCTAAGAGAGTCATTAACCAAAAAGTCACCCAAAAGCGTACGGCAGCTTATGAGACGCATCGAGGAATACAAACGATTAGAAGACGACCAGTTACAGAGCAAGGGCAAAGCGCCAATAATGACTCGTCCCCGGCAGGCAGGTTTCCCGTTTAGGCTGTGTGGGGGTCCGGCGATTCAAGAACCGGTCACACAAATGGGAGAAGTAAACCTGACGTTTAAGGAACCGGTATACAGGATTCTTGACCGGATCAAACATGAGCCGTATTTTCggtggccaaacaagatgggcAGGGATCCATCCAGAAGGAATTAA